A section of the Elizabethkingia anophelis R26 genome encodes:
- a CDS encoding sterol desaturase family protein: MIDWNNLFTENGQGVVYTWAAPIHLTVILGEMIYSHFNKEKLYETKDTITNVYLALLNYGLDLLMKAFAMGVMFFFYHYRLFTWEENAWYWIAVFLLQDFAYYVLHLVDHKSRVFWAVHITHHNSELFNISTGFRSSVFEPLYRYMFFSPLAFLGFNPWHIMVVYAIVQVYGTWVHTKTIKNMGILEYILVTPSHHRVHHACNIRYLDKNMGMMLIIWDKLFGTFEKEDPELPVKYGIYPKAKDRGPINVVFYEWKKLARDLTQPNLSMMDRFRYIFYSPGWRHDGTGKTVKDYQRAELKRRQRKVAEMAAKNAENEAIKKVS, translated from the coding sequence ATGATTGATTGGAATAATTTGTTTACTGAAAACGGACAAGGTGTGGTTTACACCTGGGCTGCTCCAATTCACCTTACGGTGATTCTGGGGGAAATGATTTACAGCCACTTCAATAAGGAAAAACTTTATGAAACAAAGGACACTATCACCAATGTTTATTTAGCTCTTTTAAATTACGGGCTGGATCTTCTGATGAAAGCCTTTGCAATGGGTGTAATGTTCTTCTTCTATCATTATCGTCTTTTCACATGGGAAGAAAATGCATGGTATTGGATTGCTGTTTTCCTGTTGCAGGACTTTGCTTACTACGTTCTGCATCTTGTAGATCACAAATCCCGTGTATTCTGGGCTGTACATATCACCCATCACAATTCTGAGCTATTCAATATATCTACCGGATTCAGGTCTTCTGTTTTCGAACCACTATATCGCTATATGTTCTTTTCGCCATTAGCATTCCTAGGATTCAATCCTTGGCATATTATGGTGGTATATGCTATAGTACAGGTATACGGAACGTGGGTGCATACCAAAACAATTAAAAACATGGGAATTTTAGAATATATTCTGGTAACTCCTTCTCATCACCGTGTACACCACGCTTGTAACATCCGTTATCTGGATAAAAACATGGGTATGATGCTTATTATATGGGATAAATTATTTGGAACATTTGAAAAAGAAGATCCGGAACTGCCAGTAAAATATGGAATATATCCTAAGGCAAAAGATCGTGGTCCTATTAATGTCGTATTCTATGAATGGAAAAAACTGGCTCGTGATCTGACTCAGCCAAATCTTAGCATGATGGACAGATTCAGGTATATTTTCTATTCTCCGGGATGGCGACACGACGGCACCGGTAAGACAGTAAAAGACTACCAGCGTGCGGAACTAAAACGCAGACAAAGGAAAGTTGCTGAGATGGCAGCTAAGAATGCCGAAAATGAAGCAATAAAAAAAGTAAGTTAA
- a CDS encoding NAD-dependent epimerase/dehydratase family protein: protein MESHTERILITGALGQIGTELCIRLAAIYGKENIFGLGLEDEGKAVDSAAGTYVKMDVTDSASIEKFVAEHKITTVYHLASLLSGTSEKNPPLAWRINVDPLIHFLEMAKDKKINKLFWPSSIAVFGREIPKTDVGQEVPLNPSTVYGISKLAGEKWCEYYHNKYNVDVRSIRYPGLISWKAPAGGGTTDYAVEIFYKAIEDGKYTSFIKEDTAMPMLYMDDAINATLQLMDAPAEQLSVRTSYNLGGMSFTPAELAAEIKNEMPTFEISYEPDFRQAIADSWPASIDDTVAKKDWGLKYDFDITSMTKDMLENLKKKLAKA from the coding sequence ATGGAGTCACACACGGAAAGAATTTTGATTACTGGCGCATTGGGTCAGATAGGTACTGAATTATGCATTAGATTAGCAGCAATATATGGAAAAGAAAATATATTTGGACTAGGGCTGGAAGATGAGGGTAAAGCCGTTGATTCAGCTGCAGGTACTTATGTCAAAATGGATGTGACTGATTCCGCATCAATCGAAAAATTTGTAGCAGAACATAAAATTACAACAGTATACCACTTAGCATCTCTGTTATCAGGGACTTCAGAAAAAAATCCGCCATTAGCATGGAGAATTAATGTAGACCCATTAATTCATTTTCTGGAAATGGCAAAAGATAAGAAGATCAATAAGCTTTTCTGGCCAAGTAGTATTGCCGTATTTGGACGCGAAATTCCTAAAACAGATGTAGGACAGGAAGTTCCGTTAAATCCTTCTACGGTATATGGAATTTCTAAACTGGCAGGAGAGAAATGGTGCGAATATTACCATAATAAATATAATGTAGATGTAAGAAGTATCCGTTATCCTGGTCTTATTTCATGGAAGGCACCGGCAGGTGGTGGAACAACCGATTATGCTGTAGAAATTTTCTATAAGGCTATTGAAGATGGCAAGTATACCAGCTTTATAAAAGAAGATACGGCAATGCCAATGTTGTATATGGACGATGCTATCAATGCTACATTACAGCTAATGGATGCTCCTGCTGAACAGTTATCAGTAAGAACATCTTATAATCTGGGAGGGATGTCTTTTACTCCTGCAGAACTGGCTGCTGAAATTAAAAATGAAATGCCTACATTTGAAATAAGCTACGAACCTGATTTCCGTCAGGCTATTGCAGACAGTTGGCCTGCAAGTATAGATGATACTGTAGCTAAAAAGGACTGGGGGCTGAAATATGATTTTGATATTACCTCTATGACTAAAGACATGTTAGAGAATTTAAAAAAGAAGTTGGCTAAAGCTTAA
- a CDS encoding polysaccharide deacetylase family protein, whose translation MILLTFNLRSFQVPTEKQGLFTMKELDEVSVKGAQSLLRILENAEIQATFFIESHFAERNPELIKSIAAKNFGIAHWYTEENTDQLAESKKILQEISGKKIFGIRYAPHCDVSADDLKKLDYVYDASFEPRDISQYLKKITRKTTQYVKDDIMYLPVSQSPMTRLPFSDFSFQFLPLRYYEGMVLETVNQDEYTLLYYYPWQFMNVKSPDYGLPFYRKYNLGDKMYHKFSEFLKWINENDFATATLKEYFF comes from the coding sequence ATGATATTATTAACATTCAATCTTCGAAGTTTTCAAGTCCCTACTGAAAAGCAGGGACTTTTTACAATGAAAGAACTGGATGAGGTTAGTGTTAAGGGAGCCCAGAGCCTTCTGCGTATTTTAGAAAATGCCGAAATACAGGCTACTTTCTTTATTGAAAGTCATTTCGCCGAACGTAATCCGGAGCTTATAAAAAGTATAGCTGCTAAAAACTTTGGAATAGCCCATTGGTATACCGAAGAAAATACAGATCAGCTGGCGGAATCTAAGAAGATACTGCAAGAAATATCAGGGAAGAAGATATTCGGAATTCGGTATGCTCCTCATTGTGATGTTTCTGCCGATGATCTTAAAAAACTGGATTATGTATACGATGCCAGTTTTGAACCACGGGATATATCCCAATATCTGAAAAAGATAACCCGTAAAACAACCCAGTATGTAAAGGATGATATTATGTATCTTCCTGTATCACAATCTCCGATGACAAGATTGCCATTTAGTGATTTTTCTTTTCAGTTTTTACCATTGCGCTATTATGAAGGGATGGTACTGGAAACAGTAAACCAGGATGAGTATACCTTATTGTACTATTATCCATGGCAGTTTATGAATGTTAAATCCCCTGATTATGGACTACCTTTTTACAGGAAGTACAATTTAGGTGATAAAATGTATCATAAGTTTTCCGAATTCCTGAAGTGGATTAATGAAAACGATTTCGCCACAGCAACCCTGAAGGAATATTTTTTCTAA
- the ggt gene encoding gamma-glutamyltransferase has translation MRKLLFTIGIISSSSTLLFAQYTDIRVVKEVKVKNKGVVVSAHPLASEAGTLVMNEGGNAFDASIATQYALAVVYPQAGNIGGGGFMVATTADGKKLSLDYRETAPAKAHKDMYIDKKGNANTDLSQYGWLAVGVPGSVAGLYEMHKYAKLPMEKLIQPAIDLAEKGFAITQAEANLLNSTKKSFLSNNKNATVFVKDTDWKEGDILVQKDLAETLRRIQKEGLKGFYEGKTADLIVAEMKRGNGIITHNDLKNYKVKSRTPITFNYKGNEVVTMPLPSSGGILLAQMLTMTDFVGLKDKQINSPEAVQLMVEAERRAYADRAEYMGDPDFIQDKTAMLISTDYLKKRFANYNPNLATPSKDVGKIINPGKESTQTTHISILDKEGNAVSVTTTLNGYYGSKTVVSGAGFFLNNEMDDFSIKPGVPNMYGAVGGEANAIAPNKRMLSSMVPTIVLKDNKPYIVVGTPGGTTIPTSVFQAIVDVIDFGTNTNIAVNAPKFHHQWLPETVAVEKGFPEYTIKELEKKNYKFERRDKIGRVEMIVVDANGNYHAVADGRGDDSVSMEK, from the coding sequence ATGCGAAAATTACTCTTTACTATCGGAATTATTTCATCTTCTTCTACTCTTCTTTTCGCTCAGTATACTGACATTAGAGTGGTAAAAGAAGTAAAAGTAAAAAACAAAGGTGTTGTTGTATCAGCTCACCCTCTAGCTAGTGAGGCTGGAACGCTGGTAATGAATGAAGGCGGAAATGCATTCGATGCTTCTATTGCAACCCAGTATGCTCTGGCCGTAGTATATCCACAGGCAGGAAACATTGGTGGTGGTGGATTTATGGTAGCTACAACTGCGGACGGAAAAAAGCTATCATTAGATTATCGTGAGACAGCTCCGGCAAAAGCTCATAAAGATATGTATATTGACAAAAAAGGAAATGCCAATACAGATCTTAGTCAATACGGATGGCTTGCCGTTGGTGTTCCTGGCTCTGTAGCCGGATTATACGAAATGCATAAATATGCAAAGCTTCCTATGGAAAAGTTAATTCAACCTGCTATTGATCTTGCTGAAAAAGGATTTGCTATTACCCAGGCCGAAGCCAACTTGCTGAATTCTACAAAGAAAAGTTTCCTTAGCAATAATAAGAATGCAACTGTTTTTGTAAAAGATACTGACTGGAAAGAAGGAGATATTCTGGTACAGAAAGATCTGGCAGAAACCTTAAGAAGAATCCAGAAAGAAGGATTAAAAGGTTTCTATGAAGGAAAAACAGCTGACCTTATCGTTGCCGAAATGAAAAGAGGTAACGGAATCATTACTCATAATGACCTGAAAAATTATAAAGTAAAATCCAGAACACCTATCACCTTCAATTATAAAGGAAATGAAGTTGTTACAATGCCTTTGCCTTCCAGTGGCGGAATTTTGCTGGCGCAAATGCTCACTATGACTGATTTTGTAGGATTAAAGGATAAGCAAATTAACTCTCCGGAAGCAGTACAGCTAATGGTAGAAGCTGAAAGACGTGCTTATGCAGACAGAGCAGAATATATGGGAGATCCCGATTTTATTCAGGATAAAACGGCCATGCTAATCAGTACGGATTACCTGAAGAAAAGATTTGCCAACTACAATCCCAATCTTGCTACACCAAGTAAAGATGTGGGTAAAATCATCAATCCCGGAAAAGAGAGTACACAAACCACACACATCAGTATTTTGGATAAAGAAGGCAACGCCGTATCTGTTACCACAACCCTGAACGGATACTATGGAAGCAAAACGGTTGTAAGTGGTGCTGGCTTCTTTTTAAATAATGAGATGGATGACTTCTCTATAAAACCAGGAGTTCCGAATATGTACGGAGCTGTAGGCGGTGAGGCTAATGCTATTGCACCCAATAAAAGAATGCTAAGTTCTATGGTTCCTACCATTGTACTAAAAGATAATAAACCATATATTGTAGTCGGGACACCAGGTGGCACAACAATTCCTACTTCTGTTTTCCAGGCTATTGTAGACGTTATTGACTTTGGAACCAATACAAATATTGCAGTGAATGCACCTAAATTCCACCACCAGTGGTTACCGGAAACAGTAGCCGTGGAAAAAGGCTTTCCGGAATATACCATTAAAGAGCTGGAAAAGAAAAATTATAAATTTGAAAGACGTGATAAAATTGGTCGTGTAGAAATGATCGTGGTAGATGCTAACGGTAACTATCATGCTGTAGCCGATGGTCGTGGAGATGACTCTGTTTCTATGGAAAAGTAG
- a CDS encoding ecotin, with translation MKKTIFASAFLGLSLMSVSLMAQTTYKVDLAPFPKPEKGQKQVVIEVPHSQNDGNKKIEIFVGKTMETDGCNKTFLSGEFKSSELKGWGYDYLTFTTNGSTPSTLMACPGAKPKMEFVMSGGYLTRYNGRMPIVLYIPEGYEAKYKIYEASPELYSAPEIMEKKK, from the coding sequence ATGAAAAAAACAATTTTTGCGAGCGCTTTTTTAGGACTAAGTTTAATGTCAGTTTCGTTAATGGCACAAACAACTTATAAAGTTGATTTAGCACCATTCCCAAAACCAGAAAAAGGACAAAAGCAAGTTGTTATTGAGGTTCCACATTCTCAAAACGATGGAAACAAGAAGATTGAAATTTTTGTTGGAAAAACCATGGAAACAGATGGTTGTAATAAAACCTTCCTAAGCGGAGAGTTTAAAAGCAGCGAACTGAAAGGATGGGGATACGATTACCTTACTTTTACAACCAACGGCAGTACACCATCTACGTTAATGGCCTGCCCGGGAGCTAAACCAAAAATGGAGTTTGTAATGTCCGGAGGATACCTTACAAGATATAACGGAAGAATGCCTATCGTACTTTATATTCCGGAAGGATATGAAGCTAAATACAAAATTTACGAAGCTAGTCCTGAGCTTTACAGTGCTCCGGAAATTATGGAAAAGAAAAAATAA
- a CDS encoding DMT family transporter, with protein MKHYIYLFIAIIFEAIATSTLKSSEQFTKLIPSIITIVGYAGAFYFLSLSLKQIPVGIAYALWSAIGIVLIAVVGALVYKQIPDLPAIIGFIFIITGVVIINLFSKMSSH; from the coding sequence ATGAAACATTATATCTATCTTTTTATCGCTATTATATTTGAGGCAATAGCCACTTCTACTCTTAAAAGCTCTGAACAATTCACAAAACTCATTCCCAGTATTATCACTATTGTGGGTTATGCCGGAGCATTTTATTTCCTGAGTCTTTCATTAAAACAAATACCTGTGGGAATTGCTTATGCATTATGGTCGGCGATAGGAATTGTTCTTATTGCTGTGGTAGGAGCCTTGGTTTACAAACAGATTCCTGACTTACCAGCCATTATAGGCTTTATTTTTATAATTACAGGTGTTGTTATTATCAATCTGTTTTCTAAAATGTCCTCACATTAA